tttttaattcatttttagtgGGACAAGAGTACTAATGAGTGGAGGACACCCACGCTACAATgaattgcaatttattttatatttgtaaagcaTTCGCCAAAATTAATAGGTATTCGTACTTACTGTAATTTTTTGGAtggaattgttaaatatttttaaagacagcTGGCATATTAGCAACTACGTCGCATAGATATTGGTTATGAAAACGTTAGGATCACATCCAGAAAATACTTTAGGTAATATTAAGAACGAGCCCAATCTTCGACTATAGTGCCAAAAATTTTGCTTTGTAGGTACTCATTTTAAAAAGTGACTCCGTGCTTATTTGACTAACTTCAATAATCTCATTGTATCAATTTTTTATGCTATTAAGATACTTAGTCGTTTTATGATActtctgtttatttaaacataaacgtACGTAGCGTTAGGTGGTTACTTAAAGCTAGACCAACCATTGGCCTTCGTCTTACAAAATTTACTGTTCACAAATCACAAGCCACAAATTgaagacaatttttattttaaatatcatattcttTAAACGGTAATGCAATATACCATACACAATTATAGACGATATTCGTAGAAGTAAAGTCACAAAACCTGACGAGAATGCGACCtttccattttaatataaattaatttcggtATACATTCAAAGCCAATAtccttaactttttaattaattaagtatagcGTTtgcctatatttttaaaaccctaggtataataaatttaacattcaaAAATACAGGCATATAACATAACGAATTAAGTCGGTATTCTTTATTTTACGAAACAAACGCGTAGTGAGtccttacagaatagcactacTGAAACCTGACTAACTGACTATCGATGCACAACTTAAACTATAAAAGTAGACACTAGGAAAGTTCCTAATGTAAAggcaacttaaaaaatatttttgcataatttgattttatgacATGGGCATCTTCAACTACATTCAATCAACCATGGTATCAGACCAGACAAATAATTATGCTTAAATTACGTTCCATAAGTACGTATTACGTTTTTATGGTTAGACAAAAGTGTCTCGTTGACACACATTAATCGAAGCCGCGACGGAAAGTCCAAATAAGAAACCGAAGTACCATgccagtataatattaaaaattaaaatatataaactggaAATACGAAATACTAACGTAGTTTTAGTAGGTAACTGCATGGTTATTTTAGTCACTATCGGCTTGTTGTTAAGGCTGAAAAAGTTGAAGACGCTGGCTCCTGGAGCCATGGGAGCAAATCCCAAGTCGGGCCAGTtagaaaaatattgtgattCTGTCAATTCTCAGTTACGAATCAGAGTTGTGAAAGTGTTCACATTTTCATATAGACAatccattataaaattaagagaATTATGCAACATAGCGTTTTTATGCATTTCATAAATTGttactttacatatttttttcattgcaatgtaatataatatttacaacgccatctattagaatgtggagtaaaatattaaatagttaccaataaataaatgaaaggaAAAAATGATGATTTTCTGTTATATTAAATCTGTTTAGGTATAgatcattttcaatttttttatctttagataaattaaattttaagtatatattttcctttgtaATAACCTATTTATTGAGTAAGGTAAgcttttaaaatctatatttttaaaactaacaatTGACATTGACGTTCCACTAACAGACATTGACAATTAATAATAGCGTTTACCGCAACCGAATCGTGACTTTCAGAAAttgttaattcttaatttatttgcaagtaatacaatatattagtaAGTAACTGCTATATATAAAACGATATGTAAATTGCCAATAATATGGCTATTAATAAGATATAGTTaaactagttttataatttccacaaagaaataattttgcaaCTTTTTACAAATTACAGAAAAATGGCAGCATCAGTTGTTGATACATACTCGGACCCCAACATGAGTTGGATGAACGCTCCTCACAGCACAGGAACGTCTATAATGGCCTGTGAATTCGATGGTGGTGTAGTGATCGGCGCTGACTCTAGAACAACTACCGGCGCGTACATTGCCAATAGAGTAACTGATAAACTTACTAAAATCACTGATCATATCTACTGCTGCCGTTCTGGATCTGCCGCTGATACTCAGGCCATTGCTGACATTGTCACTTATCATTTGAGtaagtatttaagaaaatattaagaacCATTTCAGTGTCAAACTCCAGAGTACttcaataacttattaaaaaagttgttaatatattatatatagtattaataatcACTGATATCTATATTACTCCTCAGTTGAGTagtatggtggaataagctaacATCAGAAAAATCGAACACAAATTTATGtctatttttcttaatattttaatataatttaaagataaccCAATAATGAATGTTACTTGAATGTTACTTATGTATCATGACCAAGATTACTATTAATTGTTTCCTATCTggattacaaaataatgtttttgtatgtGATCATGTTACTGCTGTCATATTTATAACAGCTgctttaatatatcttttattctaGATTTCCACAAGATGGAATTAGGAGAGCAGCCATTAGTGCAGACTGCAGCGGCAATTTTCAGAGAATTGTGCTATAATTATCGTGACTCTCTTGTTGCTGGAATCCTTGTGGCTGGTTGGGATAAGAAGAGAGGGGGTAATATGATTACAACCTGCAGCTACACATTAAATATACTTCAATACTTTTGAAGTTAAAATTGAACTTCTTAGTAAATTAGTGTTTCTCACAAGTTGAACCTTTAAATTTGATGCACAGCAATTGGCATAAAtgacttattttaattgaataaattcaattcataaaactttttgcttattttaagactacatatattttatatgcctAATGtccattagtatttttttgaagtgataaattcttatgggagggtaaactgCTTCATTACGTAACGAGTTACAGAGCCAGTCGGTCAGGCTACCCTTTCTCTTAGGCTTACAGCAACAATAGTCAGATTGTCTTACTCTGACCCACAGTGCTACCCATATTTCGTACAGTTTAACTTATCACTTTTGTCGggtgttttgttataaatttcttattatttttaggacAAATCTATTCAGTACCGATCGGTGGTATGGTTCAGAGACAAGCTGTTTCTATTGGAGGATCTGGTTCATCTTATGTCTATGGTTATGTTGATGCAAACTTCAAACCTAAAATGACCAAGGAGGAAGCTAAGAAGTTTGTCACCAATACCCTAACATTGGCCATGCTTCGTGATGGATCTTCCGGAGGTGTTGTAAGACTCGGTGTTATATCCGAGGCTGGAGTAGAGAGATCCGTTATCCTCGGTGACCAGTTACCCAAATTTTATGAAGgatgaatgtattttaaaatttaaggtcttataaaatttgcataaaCAGTCATGTGTTTTCATTTTCAATGCTAccattcaaaatgtatttattcaaaaaagttaaaaacagataaaaattaattccattaaaacaattatttatatttttaatctcatcaatagttttattatactttgttattttattcaacttaatttaatttaaaatttaaactctgAAGTGAATGAAAAAAACTTCAAATTTCTCATTAATTGAATATTCACTAATAATTGGATGCATTCTATTATgatgtattgaatataattccAGAAGAAAGTTACAAGtcgcattttttaaattacttttgtttatattaggTGTTCCACTAGGATCACATTTGGgaactgttttatttatcatatattgttGAATATCGGTGACTCAATAATTATTCATCACTATTGATACCTTCTATCTTAATACGACGGTAATGAATGAAAGGAAAATAaagaacaataacaaaattaatttcaacctCATTTTCTCgagatatgtatatttttttaccttaacAAATTTACTATATGCCATACTAGTTTTAtactgaaattttataataatagttataataaataaataaatatattgctatatatttaaatgtatgataGGAATATTATTGggtataaaacacaaaaataaaaaaggaaatactCGTTATAATTCATAacatgtgttatttttaatattcagtaatatttattgtgaagTGTTAAATAACAAGATCTTCCCTCACTATCATACTCCATGCACATATTgctattaatttcaattttataaacaaaacatttcataGAACTTGCTACAGAAAAAGACTAGACATTTGATATATGCAGGATTAACTTTAAGTAATAATACCAAGTTCTTCCATTGTGTCGAGGTCACGCATAAGCATTTGTATGGTCTGTTTAGTTCGAGGGAAGTAATCGGCTGTTTCATCGTCTTCAAATGATGGATCTTGAGACTCCAGCTCTgtgaaaaataaacgatttgGTGTTAATGTTTTACATAACTTACCACCACTTAACTGATTGGCCCACGACGCCTAATACTCTAATAATCAGATGGGACGGAAATCAAAAGCGAATAGAAGGAGTTGAAGGCAAGATTAACGACTTAATATGCTTTCAAGGGAATGTAAACATTGACAACTCCAGAACTTTAAGCAGTTACTTAGAATTCCGTGGCAGAAAATCTTAGAAAGGTTCTACTGACCCAAACCAAGATTTAAACTCTCGAAATCTACTAATCAAAGACTATGTGATATACATGacaccgtaagattacaaaaacagtttacaatctgaagagacagattgtaatctgtcgaaatattgtgaactgtgaaatatgattgcaatttaacgcattatttttcgctatattgtaatctatcgaTGGGAAGCGGGTAAATTGTGAACTGGCGTAGAATGGAATGCATCTCGCTCGCCGATTGGTCGAAAAtctatattacaaatgaaaataaattgccATTTTTGCATTGCTGCGGGCGAATATATGATTCTTCATTAATACATACCAGCAACCTGCGCTTCAAAGGAGTCGAGTCTCGCATCAATCAGCGCCTGGCAGCGCTGCACGTGACGCAGTAACCGCTCGCGACACGCACTGTTTTCTATCGCAGCTTCTGGCTGGGGTACTATTACGTTTCTTGGCACTTCTTGTTCTAATGGACAATAAatacgttatataatatattaatatgtgcaATGAACAAATCGGTTCGATTGAAAAGTAGCAACCCTTATTTATatgactttaaattaattttacatgtcAATGTTGAAATTTTAGTTCACTAAAGTGGGTTCGATGTCGCACGTAGATTAACTTTTACTAACAGAGATAGagatgtacaaataaaaataggcGGTATTTTGTCCAAAGAAAATAacgtaacaatattaaatggtgtttaatttaaataccttatatcttgcttaatataaattttcatcaaatcaaAATGCAACTTCTATGTTAGTTTGGCCATAATACATACTAACAAatcatatatagtatttaaggtacaataatatattttttaattattcttgtaTCTCCACAGACATATTGACCATGCCTTTGGTATATTctctatttattttagtgtacctacatctttttattttcattaccagagtacagtaatattataaaatttataccttGGACAGATTTTGCCAGTCTTTCTAATTCCGATGTAGTTATCGGCAAATCCAGAGAAGGTCCACCGCTCGGACTAGATAAAGTCGTCGTCAAATTCAGCAATGAATTTGATGTATTCTGAATAAATCTATCTTGATCAGGGTCTTCGATAATCGGCGTCCTCATGTCCAAATGTCCATCTTTAACTTCTTCCGGTTTCACTGGTAAGTTCTCCTTgcctatattatttaacatgatGTTGAGGTCTGTGTAGTCCGAGTTGAGTCTCTCTTGAGTGAAGGTTACTTCGGTATTCTCCCAATCTTTAGCCCACAGATATAACTTAGGATGATcttttttactgaaaataatgcaaaaaaaatttaacacaatTGCCGATTTGGTCATTTTGGGAGTATATTATCCATCGGCATAGCCAAGATTTTATTACGAGACTGTTCCCATgacatgtacattttttttagggAATCTTTTTTGAATGATATTTATTGTCtccaattcaatttaatactcGGATAAATAGGTTAGCAAACGCCAGACAAATCGGAAGCAAGAATATTTGGCCAGAacgaaaaataagtaattaactaAAGGTTTCATCTTTCGACTTTAAAGGACCGCAAAAGGGGATGCTTGTAAATCATAACGAATCAAAGTATATAATTCATATcacatattatagaatattcgCCCAAAAAAAACCCGCCTTAGCTGGAGTATTAGATGTCACCGTTTTAaagattgttaaatatattaatattggcataatttaaaatcagtGCAAGATAGTTGCAGGGAGGCACGTCTCATTATATTAACGCATCTAAACAATTTTCGATCTTCGAGattttttggagcatattgcgATTGGGGATGAAACATAAATTTACTAATTCGAGCTacgatgaaaattaaataatacacagtTTTTGAACCTTTTTCCTGGGTAGGGACCGGTTTCTTGAAGAACACTCATTCATTGaatgtaaatttacattaaataatgtcttaacatttacatttaatataataatacttacgtAGCAACATAGTACTTGACTCTTAGAGCATGCAAGGCATCCTGGATCCGCAATAAGTTTCCAGATAGCTCGTGCGATCTACGAAGAGATTCGCAGGGCTTTGCCCCTGGGAGCAGTCCTTCGTATAAGCGATCCTGGTCGTGGAGGAATCTTTTGGAACGCCGACCGCGCCTTGGGTTAAGGCAAATACTACATGTGTACTTTTCAGGGACCTGCgcacaatattttttgaatattagtgtaacgcaataattttaattcttttcattaaaaaaaaaatgtattggagGACAAAAGCCCTTTCCCTCTTCTCCTGTTTGAATCCAGCTGTGAATGCTAAACAAGTGAAAGTTAGACCCGACATATGGAGATTTCCTCACG
This genomic window from Vanessa tameamea isolate UH-Manoa-2023 chromosome 5, ilVanTame1 primary haplotype, whole genome shotgun sequence contains:
- the LOC113392512 gene encoding proteasome subunit beta type-6, whose product is MAASVVDTYSDPNMSWMNAPHSTGTSIMACEFDGGVVIGADSRTTTGAYIANRVTDKLTKITDHIYCCRSGSAADTQAIADIVTYHLNFHKMELGEQPLVQTAAAIFRELCYNYRDSLVAGILVAGWDKKRGGQIYSVPIGGMVQRQAVSIGGSGSSYVYGYVDANFKPKMTKEEAKKFVTNTLTLAMLRDGSSGGVVRLGVISEAGVERSVILGDQLPKFYEG